The Salvia miltiorrhiza cultivar Shanhuang (shh) chromosome 1, IMPLAD_Smil_shh, whole genome shotgun sequence genome has a window encoding:
- the LOC131006733 gene encoding sodium-dependent phosphate transport protein 1, chloroplastic-like isoform X2, which translates to MNARGLLISLNSAHLLTTTGKATLHSKSRPSPFHFCPSHLRPTYTGNRFVSRLRWGRVRADVKSEKYDIAESAPDSVRLDQAPPTDDGGGVALPWWEEFPKRWVIVLLCFSAFLLCNMDRVNMSIAILPMASEYNWSPTTVGLIQSSFFWGYLLTQIAGGIWADTVGGKFVLGFGVVWWSVATILTPVAAKLGLPFLLVVRAFMGIGEGVAMPAMNTILSKWVPVSERSRSLALVYSGMYLGSVTGLAFSPMLIHKFGWPSVFYSFGSLGTVWLALWVNKAYSSPADDPQLLPAEKKLIVSNCVSKQPAKSIPWKLILSKPPVWALIVSHFCHNWGTFILLTWMPTYYNQVLKFNLTESGLYSVFPWLTMAFSANLGGWIADTLVSRGVSVTLVRKMMQTVGFLGPAFFLTQLSHIDSPAVAVLCMACSQGLDAFSQSGLYSNHQDIAPRYSGVLLGLSNTAGVLAGVFGTATTGYILQHGSWDNVFQVSVGLYLVGTVVWNLFSTGEKIID; encoded by the exons ATGAACGCCAGAGGTCTGCTCATTTCTCTCAACTCCGCTCACCTCCTCACAACCACCGGAAAAGCCACTCTTCACTCCAAGTCTCGCCCCTCACCTTTCCACTTTTGCCCCTCCCATTTGCGCCCTACTTACACTGGCAACCGCTTCGTTTCGAGGCTACGATGGGGAAGAGTGCGGGCGGATGTCAAGTCGGAGAAGTATGATATTGCGGAGTCGGCGCCGGACTCAGTTCGACTCGACCAAGCTCCTCCCACGGATGACGGCGGCGGCGTCGCCCTTCCGTGGTGGGAAGAGTTTCCGAAGCGATGGGTGATTGTGCTCCTCTGCTTTTCGGCTTTCCTACTTTGCAATATGGATAGA GTAAACATGAGCATTGCAATACTTCCAATGGCATCAGAGTACAATTGGAGTCCGACCACCGTTGGTTTGATTCAATCCTCTTTTTTCTGGGGTTACCTTCTCACTCAG ATTGCAGGAGGTATATGGGCAGATACCGTTGGTGGAAAATTTGTTTTAGGATTTGGTGTAGTTTGGTGGTCAGTAGCAACAATACTCACTCCAGTTGCAGCAAAACTTGGTTTGCCTTTTTTACTTGTTGTCCGTGCTTTCATGGGTATTGGAGAG GGTGTTGCAATGCCTGCTATGAATACTATACTATCAAAATGGGTTCCTGTATCCGAGAGAAGTAGGTCGTTGGCGTTGGTTTACAGTGGGATGTATCTTGGATCCGTCACTGGTCTGGCTTTTTCACCGATGTTGATCCATAAGTTTGGCTGGCCATCTGTCTTTTATTCATTTGGTTCTCTCGGCACAGTTTGGTTAGCTTTGTGGGTTAACAAG GCTTACAGTTCACCTGCAGACGATCCTCAATTGCTGCCTGCGGAAAAGAAGCTCATTGTTAGCAACTGCGTATCTAAGCAACCAGCCAAGTCGATACCATGGaaattaattttatcaaaacCACCTGTATGGGCCCTGATAGTATCTCATTTCTGTCACAATTGGGGAACATTTATCCTTCTTACCTGGATGCCGACATATTATAACCAG GTGTTGAAGTTTAATCTTACCGAGTCAGGACTTTATTCTGTCTTTCCATGGCTTACTATGGCGTTTTCTGCCAATTTGGGTGGTTGGATTGCAGATACTCTAGTAAGCAGAGGTGTATCTGTAACTTTGGTTAGAAAG ATGATGCAGACTGTTGGATTTTTAGGCCCGGCTTTTTTCTTAACTCAGTTGAGCCATATTGATTCCCCTGCAGTGGCAGTTTTGTGTATGGCTTGCAGCCAG GGACTTGATGCCTTTTCACAATCAGGATTATATTCAAATCATCAAGATATTGCTCCTCGATATTCA GGTGTATTGCTTGGTCTATCGAATACTGCTGGAGTGCTGGCTGGAGTTTTTGGAACCGCGACAACTGGTTATATCTTGCAACATG GTTCTTGGGATAATGTTTTCCAAGTATCCGTGGGGCTCTACTTAGTTGGGACTGTGGTGTGGAATCTTTTCTCGACTGGCGAGAAGATTATAGATTGA
- the LOC131006733 gene encoding sodium-dependent phosphate transport protein 1, chloroplastic-like isoform X1 encodes MNARGLLISLNSAHLLTTTGKATLHSKSRPSPFHFCPSHLRPTYTGNRFVSRLRWGRVRADVKSEKYDIAESAPDSVRLDQAPPTDDGGGVALPWWEEFPKRWVIVLLCFSAFLLCNMDRVNMSIAILPMASEYNWSPTTVGLIQSSFFWGYLLTQIAGGIWADTVGGKFVLGFGVVWWSVATILTPVAAKLGLPFLLVVRAFMGIGEGVAMPAMNTILSKWVPVSERSRSLALVYSGMYLGSVTGLAFSPMLIHKFGWPSVFYSFGSLGTVWLALWVNKAYSSPADDPQLLPAEKKLIVSNCVSKQPAKSIPWKLILSKPPVWALIVSHFCHNWGTFILLTWMPTYYNQVLKFNLTESGLYSVFPWLTMAFSANLGGWIADTLVSRGVSVTLVRKMMQTVGFLGPAFFLTQLSHIDSPAVAVLCMACSQGLDAFSQSGLYSNHQDIAPRYSGVLLGLSNTAGVLAGVFGTATTGYILQHGISLNYYNISQLNLQKYWFLKCSLASCFGWSIFQVLGIMFSKYPWGST; translated from the exons ATGAACGCCAGAGGTCTGCTCATTTCTCTCAACTCCGCTCACCTCCTCACAACCACCGGAAAAGCCACTCTTCACTCCAAGTCTCGCCCCTCACCTTTCCACTTTTGCCCCTCCCATTTGCGCCCTACTTACACTGGCAACCGCTTCGTTTCGAGGCTACGATGGGGAAGAGTGCGGGCGGATGTCAAGTCGGAGAAGTATGATATTGCGGAGTCGGCGCCGGACTCAGTTCGACTCGACCAAGCTCCTCCCACGGATGACGGCGGCGGCGTCGCCCTTCCGTGGTGGGAAGAGTTTCCGAAGCGATGGGTGATTGTGCTCCTCTGCTTTTCGGCTTTCCTACTTTGCAATATGGATAGA GTAAACATGAGCATTGCAATACTTCCAATGGCATCAGAGTACAATTGGAGTCCGACCACCGTTGGTTTGATTCAATCCTCTTTTTTCTGGGGTTACCTTCTCACTCAG ATTGCAGGAGGTATATGGGCAGATACCGTTGGTGGAAAATTTGTTTTAGGATTTGGTGTAGTTTGGTGGTCAGTAGCAACAATACTCACTCCAGTTGCAGCAAAACTTGGTTTGCCTTTTTTACTTGTTGTCCGTGCTTTCATGGGTATTGGAGAG GGTGTTGCAATGCCTGCTATGAATACTATACTATCAAAATGGGTTCCTGTATCCGAGAGAAGTAGGTCGTTGGCGTTGGTTTACAGTGGGATGTATCTTGGATCCGTCACTGGTCTGGCTTTTTCACCGATGTTGATCCATAAGTTTGGCTGGCCATCTGTCTTTTATTCATTTGGTTCTCTCGGCACAGTTTGGTTAGCTTTGTGGGTTAACAAG GCTTACAGTTCACCTGCAGACGATCCTCAATTGCTGCCTGCGGAAAAGAAGCTCATTGTTAGCAACTGCGTATCTAAGCAACCAGCCAAGTCGATACCATGGaaattaattttatcaaaacCACCTGTATGGGCCCTGATAGTATCTCATTTCTGTCACAATTGGGGAACATTTATCCTTCTTACCTGGATGCCGACATATTATAACCAG GTGTTGAAGTTTAATCTTACCGAGTCAGGACTTTATTCTGTCTTTCCATGGCTTACTATGGCGTTTTCTGCCAATTTGGGTGGTTGGATTGCAGATACTCTAGTAAGCAGAGGTGTATCTGTAACTTTGGTTAGAAAG ATGATGCAGACTGTTGGATTTTTAGGCCCGGCTTTTTTCTTAACTCAGTTGAGCCATATTGATTCCCCTGCAGTGGCAGTTTTGTGTATGGCTTGCAGCCAG GGACTTGATGCCTTTTCACAATCAGGATTATATTCAAATCATCAAGATATTGCTCCTCGATATTCA GGTGTATTGCTTGGTCTATCGAATACTGCTGGAGTGCTGGCTGGAGTTTTTGGAACCGCGACAACTGGTTATATCTTGCAACATGGTATATCCTTGAATTATTACAACATAAGCCAACTAAATCTTCAAAAATACTGGTTCCTGAAGTGCTCGCTGGCATCGTGTTTTGGGTGGTCTATTTTTCAGGTTCTTGGGATAATGTTTTCCAAGTATCCGTGGGGCTCTACTTAG